A genome region from Thalassotalea euphylliae includes the following:
- a CDS encoding TorF family putative porin produces the protein MKKVLMGMAVASSLATMVVVPNQAQAAVEANIGATSNYLWRGVSQSSDSASVSGGIDYSNDSGFYAGTWVGSLGDGNGAETDFYLGYGGEAGDFGYDVGYILYHYADLDDGDFGEVYLNGSYADFSFGVAYTVNSQVDDGSLFDTGDIYYSVGYGFEVAKEYSVGLTYGYYDFDAGSDSDYGHFQLDVSKGDFTFTVSRADEDSGDDDTKFVVSWGTTF, from the coding sequence ATGAAAAAAGTACTAATGGGAATGGCGGTTGCTTCAAGCTTAGCAACTATGGTGGTAGTACCTAATCAAGCACAAGCGGCGGTCGAGGCTAATATTGGTGCAACAAGCAACTACTTATGGCGTGGCGTAAGCCAGAGCTCTGACTCTGCTTCAGTATCGGGCGGTATCGATTACAGTAATGACAGTGGCTTTTACGCTGGTACATGGGTTGGTTCATTAGGCGACGGTAACGGTGCAGAAACTGACTTCTATCTAGGTTATGGTGGTGAAGCAGGTGATTTTGGCTATGACGTTGGCTACATCTTATACCACTATGCAGACTTAGATGACGGTGACTTCGGTGAAGTTTACTTAAATGGTAGTTACGCTGACTTCAGCTTTGGTGTTGCTTACACAGTAAACAGCCAAGTTGACGATGGTTCACTATTCGACACAGGTGACATCTACTACAGCGTTGGTTACGGCTTTGAAGTAGCGAAAGAATACAGCGTAGGCCTTACCTATGGTTACTACGACTTTGATGCCGGTAGCGACAGCGATTACGGTCACTTCCAGTTAGATGTGAGCAAAGGTGACTTTACCTTTACGGTATCACGAGCTGATGAAGACTCTGGCGATGATGACACCAAATTTGTTGTGAGCTGGGGGACAACTTTCTAA
- a CDS encoding FHA domain-containing protein, producing the protein MEIIIEELSKGHKLISRQKYNNCSVKIGRAYTNDVIVSDPHVCPEHLSVNYNGKDWVVEDDNSLNGSFLGQSKQTAHGHIVKSGDVIALGNSQIRLLFPQHPVPESVPFSAFETLINLARNPLVIGLSILLFTLASGWLTYLDKGKEVNFTQLLVPAIGMALVFSIWPALVSLVSHLTKNDARVMHQIGTCFVFFLLLMLTDIVQALVSFNTSSNWPIAWLTYALPIGVAFTLFWLNCYIGFHMSERRRMAAAATLTLIFFGGGALVHFSRQPEFNPRPQYDATIMPPSYLYSSSSDVDSFLDDAEKLFEKTRQQSLTEK; encoded by the coding sequence ATGGAAATAATTATCGAAGAGCTGAGCAAAGGCCATAAGCTTATCAGCCGCCAAAAGTATAATAATTGCTCGGTAAAAATTGGCCGAGCCTATACCAACGACGTTATTGTTAGCGACCCTCATGTTTGCCCTGAGCACTTGTCGGTTAATTACAATGGCAAGGACTGGGTAGTAGAGGATGACAATAGTCTTAACGGCTCTTTTTTAGGGCAAAGTAAACAAACAGCTCATGGTCATATTGTAAAATCAGGCGATGTGATTGCCCTTGGCAACAGCCAAATCCGCCTGCTATTTCCACAACATCCCGTGCCAGAAAGTGTGCCATTTAGCGCCTTTGAAACGTTAATCAATCTTGCCCGCAATCCTCTGGTCATAGGGTTAAGTATTCTGCTCTTTACACTGGCCTCCGGCTGGTTAACTTACCTTGATAAAGGCAAAGAAGTTAACTTTACCCAGTTGCTTGTGCCTGCCATTGGTATGGCCTTGGTGTTTAGTATATGGCCAGCGCTCGTGTCCTTGGTATCGCATTTGACCAAGAATGACGCCAGAGTAATGCATCAAATAGGCACATGCTTTGTGTTTTTCTTGCTACTGATGCTGACGGATATAGTGCAAGCCTTGGTTAGTTTTAATACGTCCAGCAATTGGCCTATCGCATGGCTCACCTATGCTTTGCCTATTGGCGTGGCATTTACCCTGTTTTGGCTAAACTGCTATATCGGCTTTCATATGAGCGAGCGTCGACGTATGGCTGCAGCAGCAACCTTAACGTTAATATTCTTCGGTGGTGGAGCTTTGGTTCATTTCAGCAGACAACCGGAATTTAATCCTAGACCACAATACGATGCCACCATCATGCCACCAAGCTATTTATACTCGAGCAGCAGTGATGTAGATAGCTTCCTTGACGATGCTGAGAAATTATTTGAGAAAACACGCCAGCAATCGTTAACGGAAAAATAA
- a CDS encoding Dam family site-specific DNA-(adenine-N6)-methyltransferase → MTNKNRAFLKWAGGKYTLCDVINKMLPKGECLIEPFVGAGSVFLNSNFSRYILNDINRDLINLYQILKDTPEQYINDAAKLFIEQNNQADAYYDLRKTFNETDDIYQRSLLFLYLNRHGYNGLCRYNKSGGYNVPFGKYKKPYFPEKELQVFAEKAQRATFVCENYRDTFARAQQGDVIYCDPPYVPLSKTASFTSYAGNGFGLDEQADLANAAEETVAEVKGTSVLISNHDTIWTRKIYEHAHRIRKLNVARTISQKATNRKKVGELMALYK, encoded by the coding sequence ATGACCAATAAAAACAGAGCATTTTTAAAGTGGGCGGGTGGCAAGTACACTTTGTGTGACGTCATCAACAAAATGCTCCCCAAAGGTGAGTGCTTAATTGAGCCTTTTGTTGGTGCAGGTTCAGTCTTCCTAAATAGCAACTTTTCACGCTATATCTTAAACGATATCAATCGCGATTTGATTAATCTGTATCAAATTCTTAAAGATACGCCAGAGCAATATATTAATGACGCCGCCAAGTTGTTTATTGAGCAAAATAATCAGGCCGACGCTTATTATGACTTGCGTAAAACATTTAACGAAACTGACGATATCTATCAGCGCTCACTGCTATTTCTTTACCTAAACCGTCACGGTTATAACGGTCTTTGTCGTTATAACAAGTCAGGTGGTTACAATGTGCCTTTTGGTAAATATAAAAAGCCGTATTTTCCTGAAAAAGAGCTTCAGGTATTTGCTGAAAAAGCGCAACGGGCGACGTTCGTTTGTGAAAACTATCGAGATACCTTTGCTAGGGCTCAGCAAGGGGATGTGATTTATTGTGATCCGCCATATGTACCACTAAGTAAAACCGCTAGTTTTACTTCCTATGCGGGAAACGGGTTTGGTCTTGATGAGCAAGCGGATTTGGCTAATGCTGCGGAGGAAACTGTCGCAGAAGTGAAAGGGACGAGTGTGCTGATCAGTAATCACGACACGATTTGGACACGCAAAATTTACGAGCACGCTCATCGCATTCGCAAACTAAATGTGGCCCGTACCATTAGTCAAAAAGCAACTAACCGCAAAAAAGTGGGCGAATTAATGGCGCTTTATAAGTAG
- a CDS encoding DUF2970 domain-containing protein — protein sequence MRDNEKDLSWWQTFKSVGAAFFGVQSSTNHKQDFNKGKPVQFILVGLVAVILFVMSLVLAVTFVMPA from the coding sequence ATGCGTGATAATGAAAAAGACCTAAGCTGGTGGCAAACGTTTAAAAGTGTTGGCGCGGCATTTTTTGGTGTGCAAAGCAGCACCAACCACAAACAAGATTTCAATAAAGGAAAACCAGTCCAGTTTATCTTAGTTGGGCTTGTCGCCGTGATCTTATTTGTGATGAGTCTAGTGTTGGCCGTTACCTTTGTCATGCCGGCCTAA
- the rpe gene encoding ribulose-phosphate 3-epimerase, with the protein MSSFLIAPSILSADFARLGDDVARVLAAGADVVHFDVMDNHYVPNLTFGPMVCQSLRDFGITAPIDVHLMVKPVDSLVPEFAKAGADIITFHPEASDHVDRTLQLIKDHGCKAGLVLNPATPLNILDHVMHRLDVVLLMSVNPGFGGQSFIPTTLDKLRAVKQRILASGRDIRLEIDGGVKVDNIAEIAEAGADMFVAGSAIFSQPDYRTVIEQMRAELASVTSK; encoded by the coding sequence ATGTCTTCATTTTTAATTGCACCGTCTATTCTTTCAGCTGATTTTGCCAGACTTGGCGATGATGTTGCTCGCGTGTTAGCCGCGGGAGCTGATGTGGTTCACTTTGATGTGATGGATAACCACTATGTCCCAAACTTAACCTTTGGTCCCATGGTATGCCAATCGTTGCGTGACTTTGGTATTACTGCACCAATTGATGTGCACTTAATGGTTAAGCCTGTTGATAGCTTAGTGCCTGAGTTTGCGAAAGCAGGGGCTGACATTATTACCTTTCATCCAGAAGCAAGCGATCATGTTGATCGCACATTGCAGTTAATTAAAGATCATGGCTGTAAGGCTGGCTTAGTGCTAAACCCTGCAACGCCATTGAACATACTTGACCATGTGATGCATCGCCTTGACGTTGTTTTACTCATGTCGGTAAATCCAGGCTTCGGTGGGCAATCATTTATTCCGACAACGCTGGATAAGCTTCGCGCAGTGAAACAGCGTATTTTAGCAAGCGGTCGTGATATTCGTTTAGAAATTGATGGCGGTGTTAAAGTGGATAACATCGCTGAAATTGCGGAAGCAGGCGCAGATATGTTTGTCGCTGGTTCAGCAATATTTTCACAACCTGATTACCGCACTGTGATTGAGCAAATGCGCGCTGAACTCGCATCGGTAACCAGCAAATAA
- the trpS gene encoding tryptophan--tRNA ligase, translating into MSKPIVLSGCQPSGELTIGNYLGALKQWVNMQDAHECYYMLVDQHAITVRPDPAALRKATLDGLALYLACGVDPQKSTIFIQSHVPEHAQLSWVLNCYTQMGELNRMTQYKDKSQKSEANMNSGLFTYPVLMAADILLYNADRVPVGDDQKQHLELTRDIATRFNNLYGDIFTVPDPHIPEFGARIMSLQDPLKKMSKSDDNANNFIGLLEDTKKITKKIKRAVTDSDEQARIYFDVAEKPGVSNLLSLLSCATGKTVESLVPDYEDKMYGHLKGDVAEAVVALLEPIQTRYNQYREDQAFLEQVMRDGAEKASAHASKVLTKVYDAIGFVAKP; encoded by the coding sequence ATGAGTAAACCAATTGTATTAAGTGGCTGTCAGCCATCTGGCGAATTGACGATAGGAAACTACCTAGGCGCACTGAAGCAGTGGGTTAATATGCAAGACGCTCATGAGTGTTATTACATGCTTGTTGATCAACATGCCATTACTGTTCGTCCAGATCCTGCAGCGCTTAGAAAAGCGACTTTAGATGGTTTAGCACTGTACCTTGCATGTGGTGTTGACCCACAAAAGAGCACCATCTTTATTCAGTCACACGTGCCAGAGCATGCACAGCTTAGCTGGGTACTTAACTGTTACACCCAAATGGGTGAATTAAACCGCATGACGCAGTACAAAGATAAGTCGCAAAAATCAGAAGCTAATATGAACTCTGGTTTGTTTACCTATCCGGTATTAATGGCGGCTGATATCTTACTCTACAACGCAGACCGTGTACCTGTTGGTGATGACCAAAAGCAGCACCTAGAATTGACACGTGACATCGCAACACGTTTTAATAATTTGTATGGCGATATCTTTACGGTACCAGATCCACATATTCCAGAATTTGGTGCGCGTATCATGAGCTTGCAAGATCCATTGAAGAAAATGTCAAAATCAGATGATAACGCGAACAACTTTATCGGTTTGCTAGAAGACACTAAAAAGATCACGAAAAAAATTAAGCGTGCGGTAACAGACTCTGATGAGCAAGCGCGTATTTACTTTGATGTGGCAGAAAAGCCAGGTGTGTCTAACTTGTTGTCATTGCTATCATGTGCAACGGGTAAGACGGTTGAAAGCTTAGTACCTGACTATGAAGATAAAATGTATGGTCATTTAAAAGGTGATGTTGCTGAGGCAGTAGTCGCTCTACTTGAACCAATTCAAACACGTTACAATCAGTACCGTGAAGACCAAGCATTCTTAGAGCAAGTGATGCGCGACGGCGCGGAAAAAGCTTCTGCTCATGCAAGCAAGGTGTTAACGAAGGTATACGACGCGATTGGTTTTGTTGCTAAGCCCTAG
- a CDS encoding S1 family peptidase, whose amino-acid sequence MKVLITLLLIFSPLFSVFTLSAAEQAGTIFKQLAPSLYQIRLIDKASGEKSTIGSGFQITADGLIATNYHVISGHAQYPEKYQIQYLDHQGNKGELSLASVDVINDLALVKRDVPSPMAFFSIADHAPTKGEKLYSLGNPHDLGMIVVPGTYNGLKKESFTDKIHFTGSVNSGMSGGPVVNKAEQVVGINVATSGNQIGFLVPHDKLAKLFNEYKSSPPETIEQQMAEQLIANQKAMVDTLLTSQWQPKMLGYGIIPTIDVPFIRCWGESNTDKQDALIQSVVANCAMDEDTFIDNNFFTGGIEMQFQYMETSKISDFKFYHLYQRQVARAVASNKATKDDVTEFACHHDIVMPASSKINNKSILCTRNYKKFPDLFDVLYLGLSVDRDTQALISHFTIAGVEKNMALAFTKQFMESVSWK is encoded by the coding sequence ATGAAGGTATTAATTACTCTGCTGTTAATCTTCAGCCCACTTTTCTCTGTGTTTACGCTGTCTGCAGCTGAACAAGCGGGCACGATTTTTAAACAGTTAGCACCATCTCTATACCAAATCCGGCTAATTGATAAGGCCAGTGGTGAGAAGTCAACAATTGGCTCAGGTTTTCAAATTACCGCCGACGGATTAATCGCAACGAACTATCACGTAATTTCAGGCCATGCCCAGTATCCTGAGAAATATCAAATTCAATATTTAGATCATCAAGGCAATAAAGGCGAATTAAGCTTAGCCAGTGTTGATGTTATCAATGATCTGGCCTTGGTTAAGCGCGACGTGCCTTCGCCAATGGCATTTTTCTCGATTGCAGATCATGCGCCCACCAAAGGTGAAAAACTCTATTCGTTAGGTAACCCGCATGATCTTGGAATGATTGTCGTTCCCGGCACCTACAATGGTTTAAAGAAAGAATCCTTTACTGACAAAATCCATTTTACGGGATCAGTAAACTCCGGCATGAGTGGCGGGCCTGTGGTTAACAAAGCAGAGCAAGTCGTTGGTATTAATGTTGCCACCTCTGGTAATCAGATCGGCTTTTTGGTGCCTCATGACAAGCTCGCTAAGCTGTTTAATGAGTATAAAAGCTCGCCCCCTGAAACCATAGAGCAACAAATGGCGGAGCAACTTATTGCTAACCAAAAGGCTATGGTCGATACCCTGTTGACCAGCCAGTGGCAGCCCAAAATGCTAGGCTACGGCATAATTCCAACCATAGATGTACCTTTTATCCGCTGTTGGGGTGAGTCAAATACCGATAAGCAAGATGCCCTTATTCAATCAGTTGTCGCCAATTGTGCAATGGATGAAGATACTTTCATCGATAACAACTTTTTTACTGGTGGCATCGAAATGCAATTCCAATATATGGAAACCAGTAAAATTAGCGATTTTAAATTTTATCATTTGTATCAACGTCAAGTTGCACGTGCAGTTGCGAGTAACAAAGCAACGAAAGACGATGTTACCGAATTTGCCTGTCATCACGATATTGTGATGCCCGCATCTAGCAAGATTAACAACAAAAGTATTTTGTGCACTCGCAACTATAAAAAGTTTCCCGACTTATTTGATGTACTTTATCTAGGTTTATCGGTTGACCGTGATACGCAAGCATTAATCAGCCACTTCACCATTGCAGGCGTCGAAAAGAACATGGCATTGGCCTTTACTAAGCAGTTTATGGAGTCAGTATCATGGAAATAA
- the aroK gene encoding shikimate kinase AroK, with product MAEKRNIFLVGPMGAGKSTIGRELADKLHLEFFDSDQEIERRTGADISWVFDLEGEEGFRKREETVIDDLTEMQGIVLATGGGSVISPQVRNRLSARGIVVYLETTIDKQVARTQRDRRRPLLQTSEDPRVVLENLAVERNPLYEEIADVIIQTDDQSAKVVAHKIVERLDF from the coding sequence ATGGCAGAAAAACGTAATATTTTCCTAGTAGGCCCGATGGGCGCTGGTAAAAGCACTATCGGTCGAGAATTAGCAGATAAGCTTCACTTAGAGTTTTTCGATTCAGATCAAGAAATTGAACGTCGTACAGGTGCTGACATCTCTTGGGTTTTTGACTTAGAAGGCGAAGAAGGCTTCCGTAAAAGAGAAGAAACTGTCATTGATGACCTTACCGAAATGCAAGGTATTGTGTTAGCTACAGGTGGCGGTTCAGTGATTAGTCCGCAAGTGAGAAACCGTCTATCGGCTCGTGGTATTGTGGTTTACCTTGAAACGACTATCGACAAGCAAGTGGCTCGCACTCAGCGTGACCGTCGTCGTCCTTTATTACAAACGTCTGAAGACCCTCGCGTAGTACTAGAAAACTTGGCAGTAGAGCGCAATCCGCTTTATGAAGAAATTGCTGATGTGATCATCCAAACTGACGATCAAAGCGCTAAAGTTGTTGCTCATAAGATTGTTGAACGTTTAGATTTCTAA
- the aroB gene encoding 3-dehydroquinate synthase, producing the protein MATLRVELGERSYPIYIAPRLLEQSSPLAQHIKSKRVCVISNDIVFPLYGEKLLAALTDFQVDYLVLPDGEQEKSLANFDRIMSHMLEHGHGRDSTLIAFGGGVIGDITGFAAACYQRGVEFIQIPTTLLSQVDSSVGGKTAINHPLGKNMVGAFYQPNAVLIDITSLNTLPAREFAAGMAEVIKYGILGDAEFFTWLEEHKAGIKAQEPELLQQVIARCCQCKADIVAEDEKEAGKRALLNLGHTFGHAIEAEQGYGVWLHGEAVAAGMVIASTLSVERGLLLAPELRRIEQLIAYFDLPTTSPSDMGLDAYLKHMKRDKKNVAGQLRFVLPTGIGSSEVVGDVTIEELKQLLD; encoded by the coding sequence ATGGCTACCTTGCGTGTTGAGCTGGGTGAGCGTAGTTACCCAATATATATTGCGCCGAGACTACTTGAGCAAAGCAGTCCGCTCGCTCAACACATCAAATCAAAGCGCGTTTGCGTTATTTCAAACGACATTGTATTTCCCCTATACGGCGAGAAGCTGCTCGCTGCACTAACCGATTTTCAAGTAGATTACTTGGTATTACCAGATGGTGAGCAAGAAAAAAGCTTAGCCAACTTCGATCGCATCATGAGCCACATGCTAGAGCATGGCCATGGTCGAGACTCAACCTTGATTGCATTCGGTGGTGGAGTTATCGGTGACATTACAGGCTTTGCTGCTGCTTGTTATCAACGTGGTGTCGAATTTATCCAAATACCTACTACGCTGCTATCGCAAGTAGATTCTTCGGTAGGTGGTAAAACTGCGATTAACCACCCGCTTGGCAAGAACATGGTTGGAGCATTTTACCAGCCTAACGCTGTACTGATTGATATTACATCTTTAAATACGCTACCTGCTCGTGAATTTGCTGCGGGTATGGCGGAAGTCATCAAATACGGTATTTTGGGCGATGCCGAGTTCTTTACTTGGCTTGAAGAGCATAAAGCTGGAATTAAAGCACAAGAACCAGAGCTCTTGCAGCAAGTGATTGCTCGCTGCTGCCAATGTAAAGCAGATATTGTTGCCGAAGATGAAAAAGAAGCGGGTAAGCGTGCTTTGCTTAACCTAGGCCATACCTTTGGTCACGCCATTGAAGCTGAGCAAGGCTATGGGGTTTGGTTACACGGTGAAGCTGTAGCCGCTGGTATGGTTATTGCTTCGACACTTTCAGTAGAACGAGGTTTGCTGTTAGCGCCAGAACTACGTCGCATAGAGCAATTGATTGCATATTTTGATTTACCAACAACATCTCCATCCGATATGGGGCTTGATGCTTATCTTAAGCATATGAAACGGGATAAGAAAAATGTTGCTGGTCAATTGCGGTTTGTCCTGCCTACCGGCATTGGTAGCAGTGAAGTTGTGGGTGATGTGACGATTGAGGAGCTAAAGCAACTTCTGGATTAA
- a CDS encoding PEP-CTERM sorting domain-containing protein, translating into MNSDFFPNIIAYDEEGGQHQSSGSVSGYSDFGESRAYANLDGFGFLPTLKVYASSEFGENSIARAFAVQHYTYQGSDDHTVDLNFNLHGVVSPSGVDVTNYLTASVAVLTGPSDRFLRWDPFDIEYLYEELGGNFEQVGIEQVGIELGEQDVPDSLSFNIDNGQSFYVLTEISASTFAGTADGWNTLSLNFTDTSGLTAAFGGSLSNNQPAVSVPLPTTWVMLILGLGLIARRRL; encoded by the coding sequence GTGAATAGTGACTTCTTTCCTAATATCATTGCTTACGATGAAGAAGGCGGTCAACACCAAAGCTCAGGTTCAGTGAGCGGGTATAGTGATTTTGGTGAGTCTAGAGCCTATGCCAATCTTGACGGCTTTGGCTTTTTGCCAACCTTAAAAGTCTACGCAAGTTCTGAGTTTGGTGAAAACAGTATCGCTCGAGCATTTGCGGTGCAACATTACACCTACCAAGGAAGTGATGATCACACCGTAGATTTAAATTTCAACTTGCATGGTGTTGTTTCGCCTTCTGGAGTTGATGTTACTAATTATCTCACGGCTTCTGTCGCAGTATTAACCGGCCCAAGTGATCGATTTTTACGCTGGGACCCGTTTGATATTGAGTATCTATACGAAGAACTGGGTGGAAACTTTGAGCAAGTGGGTATTGAACAAGTAGGCATTGAGCTTGGTGAGCAGGACGTCCCCGACAGCTTGTCATTCAATATCGACAATGGCCAGTCATTTTATGTATTGACTGAAATTTCAGCGTCTACGTTTGCAGGTACTGCCGATGGTTGGAACACGCTGTCACTTAATTTTACAGACACGAGTGGCTTAACTGCGGCCTTTGGAGGCAGCCTATCTAACAATCAGCCAGCAGTTTCTGTTCCATTACCGACGACTTGGGTGATGTTAATCTTAGGCTTAGGTTTAATTGCTCGTCGTCGCTTATAA
- a CDS encoding pilus assembly protein PilP, protein MKRLALLSLLVLTGCFDDTSDLKIHIAKVKANAKSYIEPMPEVPTFNHFEYAAIDLRSPFVAPRPEVIQEKLQQISGCLSPDPRRRKQPLEKFALGDLVMRGTLGEGGVTWALVEASDSTLHRVSIGNYVGLYNGRITEVDSQSVKVIELTPDGAGCWVERETEIEMIELDSQR, encoded by the coding sequence ATGAAAAGATTAGCCTTATTGTCGCTGTTAGTGCTTACTGGTTGCTTTGATGATACTAGCGACTTAAAAATTCACATTGCTAAGGTTAAAGCCAATGCGAAAAGCTACATTGAGCCGATGCCAGAAGTACCGACTTTCAACCACTTCGAGTATGCGGCAATAGACCTAAGAAGTCCCTTTGTCGCACCGCGCCCTGAAGTTATTCAAGAAAAATTACAACAAATTTCTGGCTGTTTAAGCCCAGACCCTCGCCGCCGTAAACAACCGCTGGAAAAGTTTGCTCTGGGTGACTTAGTGATGCGTGGCACCTTGGGTGAAGGTGGTGTTACTTGGGCTTTAGTTGAAGCCTCAGATAGTACCTTGCACAGAGTTTCGATTGGTAACTATGTCGGTTTATACAATGGCAGAATTACAGAAGTCGACTCTCAAAGTGTAAAAGTTATCGAATTAACCCCTGATGGTGCAGGCTGTTGGGTAGAACGTGAAACCGAAATTGAAATGATAGAACTGGACAGTCAAAGGTAA
- a CDS encoding type IV pilus secretin PilQ, whose protein sequence is MLFNTTIIHKVFALAKRAKIVIAMCFYLISSTAANASDLIGIAYNTIHNDQIEVVFSFSEEILGQPAVKTSLNPAVIEVNFGNPEFEEDYAETIVDHAGVETILLSRVDGDMVATINLDKLTVFDVSIEGDQYAITLTYGQAAEVVEQVAPAGEEFINSIQAIDFRRGAAEGEGQVIIELGDSVVAADVSDQLGKVVVEFYNTQILEDMLYKLDVTDFATIVTGIETFREGRNAKLAIEVDGNFTFEHDQQENVFLVNVRKEEKPVGYLGAEEDFSGRTIALNFQDISVRTVLQIIADYNEFNLITSDTVTGNITLRLDGVPWDQALDIILKVKGLDKRMQGNILMVAPSDELAAREAKNLQAQQQVEELAPLYSEYLQINYAKASELANLIKNEDTSILSGRGTVSVDERTNTLLVRDTAKSIEDIKRMIDILDIPVRQVVIEARMVTVTDDINEQLGIRWGITDTDGEYSTSGSLTGADSAGGGVVPDIADRLNVNLPVPNPAGSIAFQIARLADGTILDLELSALEQENKGEIIASPRITTANQKEAFIEQGVEIPYQEAASSGATSTQFKKAVLSLTVTPQITPDDNIILDLGVTQDTVSDVTSGQAPAIDTQRIGTQVLVKNGETIVLGGIYQQSIISAVSKVPVLGDIPYFGWMFRNTNNFNEKKELLIFVTPRIVTEHF, encoded by the coding sequence ATGCTATTTAATACAACAATAATTCATAAGGTTTTTGCCCTTGCTAAACGGGCAAAAATTGTTATTGCTATGTGCTTTTACCTCATTAGCTCGACGGCTGCTAATGCCTCAGATCTTATCGGTATTGCATATAACACGATTCACAATGATCAAATTGAAGTGGTTTTCTCTTTCTCTGAAGAAATTTTAGGGCAACCAGCAGTTAAAACGTCGCTAAATCCGGCAGTGATAGAAGTCAACTTTGGCAACCCTGAGTTTGAAGAAGATTACGCTGAAACTATTGTTGACCATGCTGGTGTAGAAACTATTTTACTCAGCCGAGTTGATGGCGACATGGTCGCAACCATTAACTTGGATAAACTGACGGTTTTTGATGTGTCAATCGAAGGCGATCAATATGCTATTACGTTAACATATGGTCAAGCTGCTGAAGTTGTTGAACAAGTCGCACCTGCTGGTGAAGAGTTTATTAACAGCATTCAAGCGATTGACTTCCGTCGTGGTGCAGCTGAGGGCGAAGGCCAAGTCATAATTGAACTTGGCGATAGCGTTGTTGCTGCTGACGTATCAGATCAATTGGGTAAAGTTGTTGTTGAGTTCTACAACACGCAAATCCTTGAAGATATGCTTTACAAGTTGGATGTTACAGATTTCGCGACCATTGTTACGGGTATCGAAACTTTCCGCGAAGGCCGCAATGCTAAGCTTGCGATAGAGGTTGATGGCAACTTCACTTTTGAACATGACCAACAAGAAAATGTTTTCTTGGTTAATGTGCGCAAAGAAGAAAAACCAGTCGGCTATTTGGGAGCTGAAGAAGACTTCAGTGGTCGCACAATCGCATTAAACTTCCAAGATATCTCGGTACGTACCGTTTTGCAGATTATTGCTGACTATAATGAATTCAACTTAATCACGAGTGATACGGTAACAGGTAACATTACCCTTCGTTTAGATGGTGTACCTTGGGACCAAGCGCTTGATATTATCTTGAAAGTTAAGGGGCTTGATAAGCGCATGCAAGGTAATATCTTAATGGTTGCGCCTAGCGACGAGCTTGCTGCGCGTGAGGCTAAGAACTTACAGGCACAGCAGCAGGTGGAAGAACTGGCGCCATTGTACTCGGAATACTTGCAAATCAACTATGCCAAAGCATCAGAGCTAGCAAATTTAATCAAGAATGAAGACACTAGTATCCTATCTGGACGCGGAACCGTGTCGGTTGATGAGCGCACCAATACGTTGCTGGTTAGAGATACCGCTAAGAGTATTGAAGATATCAAACGAATGATTGATATTTTAGATATTCCAGTGCGCCAGGTCGTGATTGAAGCGCGTATGGTTACGGTAACTGACGATATCAACGAGCAATTAGGTATTCGTTGGGGTATCACAGATACTGACGGAGAATATTCGACGTCCGGCAGTTTAACTGGCGCAGATTCAGCCGGTGGTGGTGTCGTACCTGACATTGCGGATCGCCTTAACGTTAACCTTCCGGTACCTAACCCAGCTGGTAGCATTGCATTCCAAATTGCGCGTTTAGCTGATGGTACGATTCTGGATTTAGAGTTAAGTGCGCTTGAGCAAGAGAACAAAGGTGAAATCATTGCTAGCCCACGTATTACGACGGCTAACCAAAAAGAAGCCTTTATTGAGCAGGGTGTTGAGATCCCTTATCAAGAGGCTGCATCTAGTGGCGCGACGTCAACTCAATTTAAAAAGGCGGTATTGAGCTTAACGGTAACACCGCAAATTACCCCTGATGACAACATCATTCTAGATCTAGGTGTGACACAAGATACGGTTTCGGATGTTACTAGCGGTCAAGCGCCAGCGATTGATACACAGCGTATTGGCACACAAGTACTGGTTAAAAATGGTGAAACGATTGTTTTAGGTGGTATTTACCAGCAGTCAATTATTAGTGCTGTATCAAAAGTTCCTGTATTAGGTGATATCCCATACTTTGGCTGGATGTTCAGAAATACTAATAACTTTAATGAAAAGAAAGAGTTACTTATTTTTGTGACGCCCCGCATCGTTACTGAACATTTTTAA